From the genome of Candidatus Electrothrix communis, one region includes:
- a CDS encoding YgdI/YgdR family lipoprotein, whose product MKKTVKILTAGLSGVAILVLSVGCSSTYTIRTKDSREFQTKSAPDITDDRYVKFTTVAGQKVLLKQDEVSVISED is encoded by the coding sequence ATGAAAAAAACAGTCAAGATTCTTACTGCCGGACTGAGCGGTGTCGCAATTCTTGTTTTGAGCGTCGGATGCAGCTCGACATACACCATCAGGACAAAAGACAGCAGAGAATTTCAAACGAAAAGCGCACCGGATATTACGGATGACAGATATGTCAAGTTCACAACCGTTGCCGGTCAGAAAGTTCTGCTGAAACAGGACGAAGTTTCGGTTATCAGTGAGGACTGA
- a CDS encoding caspase family protein, which produces MNIPLFKKILWGITCATILCPALLHAQDQRKVFDSQGVEQLLYLQSHALLIGASDYTAGWPDLPGVEEDIDAVEKILKQHNFTITKVSNPDRKALDAALEQFIHDYGLDEGNRLLVYFAGHGYTVTKKYGEEMGYIVPVDAPSPHNDEKGFIGKAMPIERIELFAKRIDAKHALFIFDSCFSGAIFSLSRAIPASITDKTSKPVRQFITSGDADEEVPDISVFRQQFVSALSGEGDSNGDGYLTGSELGSFLTDTVINYSENTQHPQYGKIRNRHLNKGDFVFILPQKKTSVKKNVRNNNQKTNNTIGGEDKELSGQAELMFWDTIKNSSNPADFKAYLEQFPQGKFAGLARIRSKAADISEVGKPAATKGSERKKADTSPLDNRAIEAARKKDKAARIAREQEEARKRAETARIAREQEEVRKKAETARIAREQEEVRKKAETARIAREQEEVRKRAETARIAREQEEARKKAETARIAREQEEVRKKAETARIAREQEEVRKKAETARIAREQEEVRKKAETARIAREQEEARKKAETARIAREQEEARKRAETARIAREQEEARKKAETARIAREQEEVRKKAETARIAREQEEVRKKAEAARIAREQEEEGKKKKKRRIISTF; this is translated from the coding sequence ATGAACATACCTTTATTCAAAAAGATACTTTGGGGAATTACTTGCGCAACAATACTCTGCCCGGCTCTCCTTCATGCCCAAGATCAAAGAAAAGTTTTTGATTCTCAAGGCGTTGAACAGTTACTGTACCTTCAAAGTCACGCCTTATTGATCGGCGCTTCGGATTATACAGCCGGTTGGCCTGATCTTCCGGGGGTAGAAGAAGACATTGATGCTGTAGAAAAAATTTTAAAACAACACAATTTTACCATTACCAAAGTTTCTAATCCGGACAGAAAGGCCTTGGATGCCGCCCTTGAACAATTTATCCATGATTACGGACTGGATGAGGGGAACAGATTACTTGTCTATTTTGCCGGACATGGATACACCGTCACCAAAAAATATGGTGAGGAAATGGGATATATTGTCCCGGTTGACGCCCCGAGCCCGCATAATGACGAAAAAGGGTTTATCGGTAAAGCCATGCCTATTGAGCGTATTGAACTTTTTGCTAAAAGAATTGATGCCAAACATGCGCTCTTTATTTTTGACAGCTGCTTTTCCGGTGCCATCTTTTCATTGTCGCGGGCAATACCCGCAAGTATCACCGATAAAACCTCGAAACCGGTGCGACAGTTTATAACTTCGGGCGATGCAGACGAAGAAGTACCTGATATTAGCGTGTTTAGACAGCAATTTGTCTCAGCTTTATCCGGAGAGGGGGACAGTAACGGCGACGGGTATCTTACCGGCAGCGAATTAGGCTCTTTTCTAACAGATACTGTTATCAATTATTCAGAAAACACCCAACATCCGCAATATGGAAAAATACGCAATCGCCACCTGAACAAAGGAGACTTTGTTTTTATCCTTCCGCAAAAAAAAACATCCGTTAAAAAAAACGTGAGGAACAATAATCAAAAAACAAATAATACCATTGGCGGGGAGGACAAGGAGCTTTCGGGACAAGCCGAGCTTATGTTTTGGGATACTATAAAAAACAGCTCAAATCCTGCTGATTTTAAAGCCTATCTGGAACAATTTCCTCAGGGAAAATTTGCAGGGCTGGCTAGAATTCGCAGCAAAGCGGCAGATATTTCAGAGGTCGGGAAACCTGCTGCAACAAAAGGCTCTGAGAGAAAAAAGGCCGATACGTCACCTCTGGATAACCGAGCAATTGAAGCTGCAAGGAAAAAGGACAAGGCCGCACGTATCGCAAGAGAACAGGAAGAGGCTAGAAAAAGAGCGGAGACTGCACGTATCGCAAGAGAACAGGAAGAGGTAAGAAAAAAAGCGGAAACTGCACGTATCGCAAGAGAACAGGAAGAGGTAAGAAAAAAAGCGGAGACTGCACGTATCGCAAGAGAACAGGAAGAGGTAAGAAAAAGAGCGGAGACTGCGCGTATCGCAAGAGAACAGGAAGAGGCAAGAAAAAAAGCGGAGACTGCGCGTATCGCAAGAGAACAGGAAGAGGTAAGAAAAAAAGCGGAAACTGCACGTATCGCAAGAGAACAGGAAGAGGTAAGAAAAAAAGCGGAGACTGCACGTATCGCAAGAGAACAGGAAGAGGTAAGAAAAAAAGCGGAAACTGCACGTATCGCAAGAGAACAGGAAGAGGCAAGAAAAAAAGCGGAAACTGCACGTATCGCAAGAGAACAGGAAGAGGCTAGAAAAAGAGCGGAGACTGCGCGTATCGCAAGAGAACAGGAAGAGGCAAGAAAAAAAGCGGAGACTGCGCGTATCGCAAGAGAACAGGAAGAGGTAAGAAAAAAAGCGGAAACTGCACGTATCGCAAGAGAACAGGAAGAGGTAAGAAAAAAAGCGGAGGCTGCGCGTATCGCAAGAGAACAGGAAGAGGAGGGAAAGAAAAAGAAAAAACGTCGAATCATCAGTACGTTTTAA
- a CDS encoding glutaminyl-peptide cyclotransferase, whose product MRVLLSILSFLLLLFGASSIYGETEIPRPEQYTYTLIRKYYHDPKAFTQGLAWDEGRMYEGTGLYGRSSLRSVDLETGLVNRERRYRQKYFAEGITVFQGRIYQLTWKSRRIFQFDKDKFSVIRSLPYPREGWGITHNGKELIVSDGTASLYFLDPETLEEKRRILVQDDQGEVTRLNELEYVRGAIYANVWQADRIAIIRPQDGVVAGWLDLSGLSARVQSIWKGKTDVLNGIMYDPVNDRLFVTGKLWPLLFEIRVAPK is encoded by the coding sequence ATGCGGGTTCTCTTAAGTATTTTAAGTTTTCTTCTGCTTCTGTTCGGAGCGAGTTCTATCTATGGCGAAACAGAGATTCCCCGTCCGGAGCAGTACACCTATACCCTGATCCGGAAATATTACCATGATCCCAAGGCCTTTACCCAGGGGCTGGCCTGGGATGAGGGGAGAATGTACGAGGGAACCGGGCTCTATGGACGCTCCTCTTTACGCTCGGTGGATCTGGAAACCGGGCTGGTGAACCGGGAGCGGCGCTACAGGCAGAAATATTTTGCCGAAGGGATCACGGTTTTTCAAGGGCGGATTTATCAGCTGACCTGGAAAAGCAGGCGGATTTTCCAGTTTGATAAAGATAAGTTTTCTGTGATCAGATCATTGCCATATCCCCGTGAAGGTTGGGGGATCACCCATAACGGTAAAGAGCTTATTGTCAGTGACGGCACAGCCTCGCTCTATTTTCTTGATCCAGAAACCTTGGAAGAAAAGCGGCGAATTCTGGTCCAGGATGATCAGGGTGAGGTTACTCGGTTGAACGAGCTGGAATACGTCCGGGGAGCTATTTACGCCAATGTCTGGCAGGCCGATCGGATTGCGATTATTCGTCCGCAGGACGGCGTGGTTGCTGGTTGGCTTGATTTGAGCGGGCTTTCAGCTCGGGTGCAGAGCATTTGGAAAGGAAAAACCGATGTGCTCAACGGGATTATGTATGATCCGGTGAACGATCGTCTTTTTGTGACTGGTAAGTTATGGCCTTTGTTGTTTGAGATTCGGGTGGCACCCAAGTAG
- the recJ gene encoding single-stranded-DNA-specific exonuclease RecJ: protein MTTTEEQPPYILPPPMTPSEVACSRKLAQDLRLPEVVAELLCRRGLTSPEAATPFLKPQLAELPSPAALKGLDAAVDLLTETIQAGHQVVIHGDYDVDGITATVLLTDFLGKLDIKPIWHLPNRLTDDYGLTMKSVDILAKKVRMPALLITVDCGITSAEEVAYAQQLGFRVIITDHHQPSSEPGRIPQADAVVNPRQQDCAFVYKGLSGVGVAFFLIMALRRRLVELGVWTKDTMLNLRDFLDLVALGTVADVMSLTGVNRILVRAGLEVIGEHGRPGIRALCKATGTGQGLITAENIAYQLAPRINAAGRLGKPQLAADLLLSTGKTATELAKELEQANLLRRELEAAVLDEAVRQAEEQIKEGMESLVLYGRNWHLGVIGIIASRMVDRFQLPSLVFTGETQPYSSEEGEVAVVKGSGRSVPGLDLHRALELCQEQILRFGGHAMAAGLTVRQDAFVTFRSLFDNQVRKMERDEQQQGIMVDALLNNDQNCQKLLRGLQLMEPFGEGNPEPVFLVRDVQLEDVHCLREHLKFSLSLNGTRLSGIGFFMAEQHASAVAGRVDLGFRLKESCFRGKKRLDVHAVAVRPAGESGVLAD, encoded by the coding sequence TTGACCACCACAGAAGAACAGCCCCCTTACATCCTGCCACCGCCCATGACACCTTCCGAGGTCGCATGCAGCCGCAAACTGGCCCAGGACCTCCGTTTGCCAGAGGTCGTTGCCGAACTCCTCTGTCGACGTGGGCTGACAAGCCCGGAAGCTGCGACCCCCTTTCTCAAGCCCCAGCTAGCCGAACTGCCTTCACCCGCAGCCCTCAAAGGACTGGACGCAGCTGTTGATCTCCTGACCGAGACCATCCAGGCCGGACACCAGGTGGTTATCCACGGGGATTACGATGTGGACGGCATTACCGCCACCGTACTGCTGACCGATTTTTTGGGCAAGCTTGACATCAAGCCAATCTGGCATCTGCCCAACCGGCTGACCGATGATTATGGTCTGACCATGAAATCCGTTGACATCCTGGCGAAAAAGGTGCGCATGCCTGCCCTCCTGATTACGGTGGATTGCGGTATCACCAGTGCAGAAGAGGTGGCCTATGCCCAGCAACTGGGCTTCCGGGTGATTATCACGGATCACCATCAGCCGTCAAGCGAGCCGGGCAGAATTCCTCAAGCCGATGCCGTGGTTAACCCACGCCAGCAGGATTGCGCGTTCGTCTATAAGGGCTTATCCGGGGTAGGAGTGGCTTTTTTTCTGATTATGGCCCTACGCCGCAGGTTGGTAGAGCTGGGTGTTTGGACCAAGGACACCATGCTCAATCTGCGCGATTTTCTCGATTTGGTGGCTCTGGGCACGGTTGCCGATGTGATGAGCTTGACCGGGGTCAACCGCATTCTGGTCAGGGCGGGGCTGGAGGTTATCGGCGAGCATGGCAGGCCCGGTATCCGAGCCCTGTGCAAGGCCACCGGAACAGGGCAGGGCCTGATCACAGCGGAAAATATTGCCTATCAGCTGGCTCCGAGGATCAATGCTGCGGGCCGATTGGGTAAGCCTCAGCTGGCTGCGGATCTCCTCCTGAGCACAGGAAAGACAGCGACCGAGCTGGCAAAAGAACTGGAGCAGGCCAATCTTCTCCGTCGAGAACTTGAAGCGGCAGTGCTGGATGAGGCAGTACGCCAGGCCGAAGAGCAGATCAAGGAGGGCATGGAAAGCCTCGTGCTGTATGGCAGGAACTGGCATCTGGGGGTTATCGGTATTATCGCCTCCCGGATGGTGGATCGTTTTCAGTTGCCCTCTCTGGTCTTTACCGGCGAGACTCAGCCATATTCCTCAGAGGAGGGGGAGGTAGCGGTTGTCAAAGGATCAGGTCGTTCCGTGCCCGGACTGGATTTACACCGGGCCCTTGAGCTTTGCCAGGAACAGATCCTTCGTTTCGGCGGTCATGCTATGGCGGCGGGGCTCACTGTACGGCAGGATGCCTTTGTTACCTTCCGTTCCCTCTTTGATAATCAGGTTCGAAAAATGGAGCGTGATGAGCAGCAACAGGGCATCATGGTTGATGCCCTGCTGAATAACGACCAAAATTGTCAGAAACTCCTGCGGGGATTGCAGCTTATGGAACCCTTTGGTGAGGGCAATCCGGAGCCGGTTTTTCTTGTCCGAGATGTTCAGCTGGAGGACGTCCATTGCCTGCGCGAACATCTCAAATTTTCGCTCAGCCTTAACGGCACTCGGCTCAGCGGTATTGGTTTTTTCATGGCTGAGCAACATGCTTCGGCTGTTGCGGGAAGGGTGGATTTGGGTTTTCGGCTGAAGGAATCGTGCTTTCGGGGGAAAAAACGGCTTGATGTACATGCGGTTGCTGTCAGACCAGCGGGCGAGAGCGGGGTTCTCGCTGACTAG
- the glmS gene encoding glutamine--fructose-6-phosphate transaminase (isomerizing): MCGIVGYTGNRKVIPVLLEGLRRLEYRGYDSAGLVYQYQDALVKFRAAGKLINLEEVVDEHIGVDAHTGLGHTRWATHGAPTEDNAHPHSDCTGELVVVHNGIIENYGQLKQELVADGHRFSSETDTEVLAHLIEKYLEDDLVTAVRTALARVEGSYALGVMCLKDPGRLVAARNQSPLVMGVDADACYLASDIPALLPYTKDVIFLDDHELAVLEKGSYTIMGVESGQKITKEVKTINWNAAMAEKAGYKHFMLKEIYEQPQAILNTVSGRIVPDTGRIDIPEIGLSDNELRKIERIALVACGTSWHAALVAKYWIEKWAGIPVDVDIASEFRYRRLLLDERVLTVSISQSGETADTLAGIRLAASLGSRVVTICNVVGSTMTREADGVIYTHAGPEIGVASTKAFTSQLSALFLFTLYLGQVRQTIDQETLKELGAALIDVAAVIESTLPGMQEQIREMIEGYYDAKDFLFVGRGLNFPIALEGALKLKEISYIHAEGYAAGELKHGPIALIDKDMPVMALVPQDAVYQKTISNVEEIRARQGRLLLIGTEGDEHLADLTDDVLYLPKVHEELNPLLYTIPAQLLAYEVANRRGCDVDQPRNLAKSVTVE; the protein is encoded by the coding sequence ATGTGTGGGATAGTCGGTTATACCGGAAATCGAAAAGTCATTCCGGTATTGCTGGAAGGGTTACGCCGTTTAGAATATCGCGGATACGACTCAGCCGGTCTTGTTTATCAATATCAGGATGCCTTGGTAAAATTTCGGGCTGCTGGCAAACTGATCAATCTGGAAGAAGTGGTTGATGAACATATCGGGGTGGACGCTCATACCGGTCTTGGTCACACCCGCTGGGCCACCCACGGCGCACCCACTGAAGATAATGCCCATCCTCATTCTGATTGTACCGGTGAACTGGTGGTGGTTCATAATGGGATTATTGAAAATTATGGGCAGCTCAAACAGGAGCTTGTTGCGGACGGGCATCGTTTCTCTTCAGAGACGGATACCGAGGTGCTGGCTCATCTGATTGAAAAATATCTTGAAGATGATCTGGTAACTGCCGTGCGCACCGCTCTGGCTCGAGTCGAGGGCTCCTATGCCCTGGGTGTGATGTGCTTAAAGGATCCGGGCCGATTGGTTGCAGCTCGTAACCAGAGCCCCCTGGTCATGGGCGTTGATGCCGATGCCTGCTATCTGGCCTCGGATATCCCGGCCCTGCTGCCCTATACCAAGGATGTTATTTTCCTTGATGACCATGAATTGGCTGTGCTTGAAAAAGGTTCCTATACCATCATGGGGGTTGAAAGCGGACAGAAAATCACCAAGGAAGTCAAAACGATTAACTGGAACGCTGCTATGGCCGAGAAAGCCGGTTATAAGCATTTCATGCTCAAGGAAATCTATGAGCAGCCCCAGGCAATCCTCAATACGGTGAGCGGCAGGATTGTCCCGGATACAGGAAGAATTGATATCCCGGAGATCGGTCTTTCCGATAATGAACTGCGGAAAATCGAGAGAATTGCGCTGGTTGCCTGCGGAACCTCCTGGCATGCAGCCTTGGTGGCCAAGTATTGGATTGAAAAATGGGCCGGTATCCCGGTGGATGTGGATATTGCCTCGGAATTCCGCTATCGTCGACTCTTGCTTGATGAGCGGGTCCTGACCGTGTCCATTTCTCAGTCCGGGGAAACAGCAGATACCCTGGCAGGTATTCGCTTGGCTGCCTCATTGGGTTCCAGGGTGGTGACTATCTGTAATGTGGTTGGTTCCACCATGACCAGGGAAGCAGACGGAGTCATTTATACCCATGCCGGTCCTGAGATCGGGGTGGCCTCGACCAAGGCCTTTACCAGCCAGCTTTCAGCCCTTTTCTTGTTCACTCTGTATCTCGGCCAAGTGCGTCAGACTATTGACCAGGAGACGCTCAAAGAATTGGGAGCAGCACTCATTGATGTTGCCGCAGTTATTGAGTCAACGCTGCCGGGCATGCAGGAACAAATCAGGGAGATGATTGAGGGATATTATGATGCAAAGGATTTTCTCTTTGTCGGGCGGGGACTGAACTTTCCTATTGCCTTGGAAGGTGCCTTGAAATTGAAGGAGATTTCCTATATCCATGCCGAAGGCTATGCTGCCGGTGAACTCAAGCATGGTCCCATCGCCCTGATTGATAAGGATATGCCGGTCATGGCTTTGGTTCCGCAGGATGCGGTGTATCAGAAAACCATCTCCAATGTGGAAGAAATTCGGGCCCGCCAAGGGCGTTTACTGCTGATCGGTACAGAAGGGGATGAACATCTTGCTGACCTAACCGATGATGTTCTCTATCTTCCCAAGGTTCATGAGGAACTCAATCCACTGCTCTATACTATCCCGGCCCAGCTTCTCGCCTATGAAGTCGCCAATCGGCGCGGCTGCGATGTTGATCAGCCGAGGAACTTGGCTAAGAGTGTGACTGTGGAGTAA
- a CDS encoding NUDIX domain-containing protein translates to MMSKKDKKKMRKKAGVVAYKYTENDQEPLVLLVSARKAKGSWVFPVGGIDPGETPAIAAARECEEESGYCVEIGNMLTPIESCKSCSGKKKDHFIFFLATVTAEKETWETDRSREWVPLSQAKDRLPSLFHSVAEEASRFLAKQ, encoded by the coding sequence ATGATGAGCAAGAAAGATAAGAAAAAAATGCGAAAAAAAGCAGGCGTTGTTGCCTATAAATATACAGAGAACGATCAGGAACCCCTGGTGCTGCTCGTCTCGGCCCGCAAGGCAAAAGGTTCGTGGGTGTTTCCGGTCGGCGGGATTGATCCCGGAGAAACCCCGGCAATCGCAGCGGCCCGTGAATGCGAAGAGGAGTCTGGCTACTGTGTTGAAATCGGCAATATGCTGACCCCCATAGAATCGTGCAAATCATGCAGCGGCAAAAAAAAAGACCATTTCATCTTCTTTCTGGCCACGGTAACGGCAGAAAAAGAGACATGGGAAACGGACAGAAGCAGAGAATGGGTTCCTCTTTCCCAGGCAAAAGACAGACTACCCTCCTTGTTTCACAGCGTGGCTGAAGAAGCGTCCCGCTTTCTTGCTAAGCAGTAA
- the pyrE gene encoding orotate phosphoribosyltransferase yields MNTADERKRLKELLLEKSYRQGTFTLTSGKTSDFYIDGKQTTLDAEGGYLCGRLLFELIKNNPEHISSVGGMTLGADPLVTAVSVVSHLEGSPIPAFIVRKEAKGHGTGNYIEGKKNLKEGSYVALVEDVVTTGGTLIQVIERVENEGFKVGLVVTVVDREEGGAEVLAQAGYPLKSIFTRTELIG; encoded by the coding sequence ATGAACACAGCAGATGAGCGAAAGCGACTGAAAGAACTCCTCCTTGAAAAATCATATCGTCAAGGAACCTTCACCCTGACATCAGGAAAAACGTCGGATTTTTATATTGACGGTAAGCAGACCACTCTGGATGCCGAAGGAGGCTATCTCTGCGGACGGCTCCTCTTTGAGCTGATCAAGAATAATCCGGAACACATCAGCAGTGTTGGCGGCATGACATTAGGGGCAGATCCTCTTGTGACCGCAGTATCCGTTGTCAGTCACCTGGAAGGCAGCCCCATCCCGGCCTTTATTGTTCGCAAAGAGGCAAAGGGGCATGGCACGGGTAATTACATAGAAGGAAAGAAAAACCTGAAGGAGGGAAGTTATGTCGCACTGGTTGAAGATGTCGTGACCACGGGCGGAACCCTGATTCAGGTTATTGAGCGGGTGGAAAACGAGGGCTTTAAAGTCGGCCTGGTTGTTACAGTGGTTGATCGCGAGGAAGGCGGCGCTGAGGTTCTTGCTCAGGCTGGCTATCCCTTAAAATCCATTTTCACCAGAACAGAGCTTATCGGTTGA
- a CDS encoding dual CXXC motif small (seleno)protein, whose protein sequence is MQCKKCDGKLEVQRQCRRVRLKCRKCHQEYQIHEVAADLDAETEKLLERYTCIIYD, encoded by the coding sequence ATGCAATGCAAAAAATGTGATGGTAAGTTGGAGGTACAGCGGCAATGTCGTCGGGTACGCCTCAAGTGCCGAAAATGTCATCAGGAATATCAAATCCACGAAGTGGCAGCGGATCTGGATGCGGAAACGGAAAAGCTGCTTGAACGCTACACCTGCATCATTTACGACTGA
- a CDS encoding AAA family ATPase, translating to MKIQRLEIENFRGIREMQIDFHPRLNVFAGKNGVGKTTVLEALSKALGVARLHHVTGNERHNLESNAIIYQNHIQINKKQANIRLQLSFREKTVSTSVSSNPEKITSDLFTYFPEADVNLPYKAFAEDRTTIAGIWSPTEKTRNSIAEIDPCIGAIVDDATQYSHYFNWISEREALENNKLRRFLDSGKVFGRDDFERDNVLQHVKTAIEEITGFSGLFHDRELYEFTLRKNFGVDENTLLFTQLSSGEQHLVAFVVTLAVFLAFNFPEAENPLHEETVFLIDAVELHLHPSWQREIIPKLLHSFPNCQFIMTTHSPQVLGNVKPESIFLLKREDDEIICEQPDESYGMTMDRVLELVMDETARPNQEMQERIEKLFEHISRKEFDEASDLIKVLKQDIPTDPDLIRAEMLLHKKGLSL from the coding sequence ATGAAAATACAACGACTTGAAATTGAAAATTTTCGGGGCATCCGAGAGATGCAGATTGATTTTCACCCCCGATTGAATGTGTTTGCTGGAAAAAACGGGGTCGGTAAAACAACCGTTTTGGAAGCATTGAGCAAAGCACTTGGTGTCGCCCGTCTGCATCACGTTACAGGCAACGAACGTCATAATTTGGAAAGCAATGCGATCATCTATCAAAACCATATTCAAATCAATAAAAAACAAGCTAACATCCGCCTGCAATTATCTTTCAGAGAAAAAACTGTTTCAACAAGCGTAAGCAGCAACCCAGAAAAAATTACTTCGGATCTTTTCACCTACTTTCCTGAGGCGGATGTTAATCTTCCTTACAAAGCATTCGCAGAAGATCGGACCACAATTGCCGGAATTTGGTCTCCGACTGAAAAAACAAGAAACAGTATTGCAGAAATAGATCCATGTATAGGGGCTATCGTTGATGATGCGACTCAATATAGCCATTATTTCAATTGGATTTCAGAACGGGAAGCATTAGAAAACAATAAGCTCAGGAGATTTCTTGATAGCGGGAAAGTATTCGGCAGAGATGATTTTGAACGGGATAATGTCCTCCAGCATGTGAAAACAGCCATTGAGGAAATTACAGGTTTTTCCGGACTGTTTCATGACAGAGAATTGTATGAATTTACGCTTCGAAAAAATTTTGGTGTAGACGAGAATACGCTTCTTTTCACTCAGCTTTCTTCCGGGGAACAACATCTGGTTGCATTTGTGGTAACGCTCGCTGTCTTCCTTGCTTTCAACTTTCCTGAAGCAGAAAACCCTCTGCACGAAGAAACCGTTTTTTTGATAGATGCGGTTGAATTGCACCTGCATCCTTCTTGGCAACGAGAGATTATCCCTAAGCTTCTGCACTCCTTTCCGAACTGCCAGTTTATCATGACAACGCATTCACCGCAGGTACTTGGCAATGTCAAGCCAGAGTCGATTTTCCTCCTGAAACGGGAGGATGATGAGATTATCTGTGAACAGCCCGATGAAAGCTACGGGATGACGATGGATCGAGTACTAGAACTCGTCATGGACGAGACAGCACGTCCAAATCAAGAAATGCAGGAACGTATCGAAAAACTTTTTGAACATATCAGCAGAAAGGAATTTGATGAGGCTTCCGACCTTATCAAGGTTCTCAAACAGGACATTCCTACCGACCCTGATCTTATACGGGCAGAGATGCTTCTCCACAAGAAAGGGCTGTCTTTATGA
- a CDS encoding retron system putative HNH endonuclease, which translates to MRGIKKSKESDDFSRWKNRNKRAGWNDFTGGLEYGEVKEQLTAEQLGICCYCEVMLTEHDCHIEHLQPKSIYPQKMFAYENLLASCNRKESCGHKKGKWYSSDMVSPLDEDCEKRFTYTLDGRIMPSDKEDTSASETIKQLGLNCPKLKDQRKSIILALDNGGNGPEPKYLQTVAAEILKRERAWPFGFYTVLLFLAELHEIPIPQ; encoded by the coding sequence ATGAGGGGCATCAAGAAAAGCAAGGAGTCCGATGATTTCAGCCGATGGAAAAACCGGAACAAGAGAGCGGGTTGGAACGATTTTACAGGCGGTTTAGAATACGGAGAAGTCAAAGAGCAGCTAACAGCTGAGCAGCTTGGGATATGCTGCTATTGTGAAGTGATGCTGACGGAGCATGATTGCCACATTGAACATCTGCAACCCAAAAGTATTTATCCGCAGAAAATGTTTGCTTACGAGAATCTTTTGGCTTCCTGCAATCGGAAAGAGAGTTGTGGACATAAAAAAGGAAAATGGTATAGCTCTGATATGGTCTCACCGCTGGATGAAGATTGTGAAAAACGTTTCACCTATACCCTTGACGGTCGGATAATGCCCTCGGATAAAGAAGATACCTCGGCCTCGGAGACCATCAAGCAACTGGGTTTGAACTGTCCCAAACTGAAAGACCAACGAAAAAGTATCATCTTGGCCTTAGACAATGGAGGAAACGGCCCGGAGCCAAAATATCTGCAAACAGTTGCCGCAGAAATTTTGAAGAGGGAAAGGGCTTGGCCGTTTGGGTTTTACACCGTCCTCTTATTTCTAGCAGAATTGCATGAAATTCCAATTCCGCAATGA